The Desulfobacterales bacterium genome includes a window with the following:
- a CDS encoding sulfurtransferase TusA family protein translates to MAGTNRIDRVVDVCGLLCPRPMFVARKALKEMGEGELLEVVCNDNSTRETIPRLCREVGGTLIETRREQGLLHFIIKK, encoded by the coding sequence ATGGCCGGGACAAACAGGATCGACAGGGTTGTTGATGTCTGCGGGCTCCTTTGTCCCCGGCCGATGTTTGTTGCCAGGAAGGCCCTGAAGGAAATGGGGGAGGGGGAGTTGCTCGAGGTGGTTTGTAATGACAACAGTACCAGGGAGACGATCCCGAGACTCTGTAGAGAGGTCGGCGGTACGTTGATCGAGACCCGGAGGGAGCAGGGTTTGCTCCATTTTATCATTAAAAAATAA